The DNA region AAGAGAAGCAACGCCCCGATCAGACGCCGGGTCATCACACCTACCCTGCCTTGACTCGTCAAAGAATCACCGGCCATCGCTCCCAGAACCCAGACCAGCAGGACACTCCAAAGACATCTTGATCCATACAGGATATTCGTCATCGTGGCGCTTCCGAAAAGGCCGATTGCCGAGTACATGGCGAGAGCCTGAACCGCCAGCAGCAGGGCGCCGAAAAGAAGCCAGGGAAGAGACGTGAAAAACGAGCTCCCCGCAACAAGGAAACTGAGGGTGCCGCCTCCACTAAAACTGGCCCTCGAACTCATCAGTCTGGGGACATACACCAAGGAAAACAGACCGACGGAGCCGAACATGAGCGGGGCAAACCTGCTGTATCCTACCAAAGGAACCCATCGTTGTACCAAGACGTCGGTAAGTGCAAAAACGGCAGCAGCAGCTAGGGACCAAGCAACGGCCTCAAGCAGCCTCGCGTGATTTCCGGCAGGAGAATAGGAGATCATGGCAATGCCAAGGCTGGCCATTAATGAGGCGAGCCAGATTGCATGCGGAAGATTTTTTCCAATCAGGAAAAAGGAGAAGAGCGCCACCAGCAGAACTTTAGATCCCAAGAGCGGCGTGGCGACGGAGACATCGCCAGTGTCGATAGCCCTGAAGGTGAAGATCTGTCCCAAAAAAAACAACACCCCGCACACAACCGGCGGCAAAATCATCCCGAGTGCCAGGGGATGACCCGGCAATAACCAGAGACCTTGGAACAAAACGGCCATGAATGTGTTGCAAAGAAAATTAACCCAAGAGGCGGATGCACCGGCGCCAAGAGCGCGCTTGATCGCGACGGCTCCGCAGGCGTAGCCAAAGCCTGCCGCCAGAGGGAGGACCAATGCGATGGGGCTCACGCCGGCAGAACCTCGTCCATGATTCCGCGGAGCTTCTGGGCGGGCCACTGGCCTGGAACCTGCGGACTTCCAAGCCAACCGTAACAAAGCGGAGTTCCGAATCCCGCAAGTACGATCCTGGAAAAACGCCCGGCATCCCCCATCCCCATCGCGATGACTGGTATCTCGGTCCGACTCAACTGGAGATCGATCAGACGCTGCAAATCATGGCGGTTCCGCAGCAGTGTCGCGACCTTGAAAAGATCTGCTCCATGAGCAGCGGCTTGAGAAGCCAGTTTTTTTAACATGAGAAGCGTCGGAGTGGCCTTAAAATCATGATGGGACAGGATAAGAGTTCTTCCCTGCTGATGAGCACGGACTATCACGGGGGCGAGTGCGCTGGCTGAGCGGAGCTCGATATCCAGAGCTGAAGCCCATGGAAGTGCAGACTCCAGCAAGGCCTGACGGCTTGATTGGGAAAGATTCCCAGCCCCTCCCTCGCTGGGATGGCGCGCCGTGGCAATCACCGGACGGGGCCAGTGCATAGGCAGTGAGGTCAGGGGCAGCGCATCAAGCCTGACCTCGAGTAAATCGATACCTCGCAGCAAGGAATCCCGGGCTATCGTCCTTTTTAAAAACTTTAGTCCGGCCTTGTCGTGAAGCGTTCCCACGACAAGGGAAGCGCCCTCCCGAAGGAGGGGCTGAAGGCTCTGGATTTGACGGCGCGTGATACTCACTCTAGTAAGGTCATCTGTTGTTTCCTTACACACTATGAACCGCAAGCAGGAAATCTCCAAGGATCTACCCATGATTCTCGACGGACTGATGGTCGGCGTCTGTCTCTGGGTGTGTTACCTACTCAGATCGACAGGGATCATCTGCCTCGACCGGTTGGGCGAAATACCGTCATTTTCCCATACGTATTGGATGCTCGCGCTGATCATCCCCCTCACGCCGCTGATTCTGGATCTGCAGGGTTACTACGAGCATCCTCTTTCGCAGCGCCTCGAGATTCTCTCTGGCAAAATCGCCAAGGCCGGTTTCTGGCTCATCCTAGTGATTGGCACCGCGTCGATTTTCGGACGTTTGGAAATCCCGAGCCGATCCGTCCTGATTCTCTTTATTATCCTGGCTCCTGCTTTCCTGATCCTGAGGGTAGGAATCATGAGAAAATACCTGATCCATCATTACAATCAGGGCATTTTCGGGGAG from Verrucomicrobiota bacterium includes:
- a CDS encoding DMT family transporter, whose protein sequence is MSPIALVLPLAAGFGYACGAVAIKRALGAGASASWVNFLCNTFMAVLFQGLWLLPGHPLALGMILPPVVCGVLFFLGQIFTFRAIDTGDVSVATPLLGSKVLLVALFSFFLIGKNLPHAIWLASLMASLGIAMISYSPAGNHARLLEAVAWSLAAAAVFALTDVLVQRWVPLVGYSRFAPLMFGSVGLFSLVYVPRLMSSRASFSGGGTLSFLVAGSSFFTSLPWLLFGALLLAVQALAMYSAIGLFGSATMTNILYGSRCLWSVLLVWVLGAMAGDSLTSQGRVGVMTRRLIGALLLLGAMTLVLE
- a CDS encoding type I 3-dehydroquinate dehydratase; protein product: MSITRRQIQSLQPLLREGASLVVGTLHDKAGLKFLKRTIARDSLLRGIDLLEVRLDALPLTSLPMHWPRPVIATARHPSEGGAGNLSQSSRQALLESALPWASALDIELRSASALAPVIVRAHQQGRTLILSHHDFKATPTLLMLKKLASQAAAHGADLFKVATLLRNRHDLQRLIDLQLSRTEIPVIAMGMGDAGRFSRIVLAGFGTPLCYGWLGSPQVPGQWPAQKLRGIMDEVLPA